Proteins from one Telopea speciosissima isolate NSW1024214 ecotype Mountain lineage chromosome 1, Tspe_v1, whole genome shotgun sequence genomic window:
- the LOC122651485 gene encoding uncharacterized protein LOC122651485 → MNRVFHNVLNKYIIVFIDDILVYYNSKEEHADHLRFVLQRLREKQLYAKFSKCEFWLQQVAFLGHLVSAKGIEVDPGKDGKVVAYASRQLKDYEKNYPTHDLELKELNMRQRQWLELMKDYDCTIHYHPGKANIVADALSQKSKTLSIVSLVVSKELVEEARRMDLELLAKGVTLSLVALYFDADGGYLADLEAQLVDYDSIGMEEPEAKLEEHDDDCPVMIVPTGRDVVGDSPLF, encoded by the exons ATGAACAGGGTGTTTCATAACGTACTGAATAAGTATATTATCGTGTTTATCGATGACATTTTGGTCTACTACAATAGTAAAGAAGAGCACGCTGACCACCTTCGCTTCGTGCTGCAGcgcttgagagaaaagcaactatatgctaagttcagcaagtgtgagttCTGGTTACAACAAGTGGCTTTCTTAGGTCACCTAGTTTCTGCCAAGGGCATTGAGGTTGACCCCGGTAAG GATGGAAAAGTTGTAGCCTACGCTTCTCGTCAGctgaaggattatgagaagaattacccaactcatgactTGGAGTTG AAGGAACTTAACATGAGACAAAGGCAATGGTTGGAgctcatgaaggactatgattgcaccatccattaccatCCTGGTAAGGCAAACATTGTGGCGGATGCTCTTAGTCAAAAGTCTAAGACCTTATCCATCGTGTCCTTGGTTGTCAGTAAGGAACTTGTtgaagaagctagaaggatggatctGGAGTTACTGGCAAAGGGTGTTACTCTATCATTAGTAGCCCTCT attttgatgcagatggtggataTCTGGCTGATCTAGAGGCCCAGCTAGTGGACTACGATAGTATTGGCATGGAGGAACCTGAGGCTAAGTTAGAAGAACATGACGACGACtgccctgtgatgattgtgcctacagGCCGTGATGTGGTTGGGGATagtcccctcttttga